Proteins from one Dama dama isolate Ldn47 chromosome 12, ASM3311817v1, whole genome shotgun sequence genomic window:
- the CHRM5 gene encoding muscarinic acetylcholine receptor M5, translating into MEGESYYNASTVNGTPVSHQPLERHGLWEVITIAVVTAVVSLITIVGNVLVMISFKVNSQLKTVNNYYLLSLACADLIIGIFSMNLYTTYILMGRWALGSLACDLWLALDYVASNASVMNLLVISFDRYFSITRPLTYRAKRTPKRAGIMIGLAWLISFILWAPAILCWQYLVGERTVPPDECQIQFLSEPTITFSTAIAAFYIPVSVMTILYCRIYRETEKRTKDLADLQGSDSVAEAEKRKSAHQALLRSCFSCPRPTLAQRERNQASWSSSRRSTSITGKPSQATGPSTEWAKAEQLTTCSSYPSSEDEDKPTTDPVFQVVYKSQAKDSPRKELSAEETQQTFVNAQTEKNDYDTPEYFLSPAAAHGPKSQKCVAYKFRLVVKAEGTHDTNNGCRKVKIMPCSLPVSKDPSTKGPDPSLSHQMTKRKRMVLVKERKAAQTLSAILLAFIITWTPYNIMVLVSTFCDKCVPVTLWHLGYWLCYVNSTVNPICYALCNRTFRKTFKMLLFCRWKKKKVEEKLYWQGNSKLP; encoded by the coding sequence ATGGAAGGGGAATCTTACTACAATGCGTCTACTGTCAATGGCACCCCAGTGAGTCACCAGCCTTTGGAACGCCATGGGTTGTGGGAGGTCATCACCATCGCAGTTGTCACGGCTGTGGTGAGTCTGATCACCATCGTGGGCAATGTCTTAGTCATGATCTCCTTTAAGGTCAACAGCCAGCTGAAGACAGTTAACAACTATTATCTGCTCAGCTTAGCCTGTGCAGATCTCATCATTGGAATCTTCTCCATGAACCTCTACACCACGTACATCCTCATGGGACGGTGGGCTCTCGGGAGTCTGGCTTGTGATCTTTGGCTTGCGCTGGACTATGTGGCCAGCAATGCTTCTGTCATGAACCTTCTGGTGATTAGTTTTGACCGTTACTTTTCGATCACAAGACCCCTCACGTACCGGGCCAAGCGTACCCCAAAGAGGGCTGGCATCATGATTGGCCTGGCCTGGCTGATCTCCTTCATCCTCTGGGCCCCAGCGATCCTATGCTGGCAGTACTTGGTTGGGGAGCGGACGGTGCCCCCAGATGAGTGCCAGATCCAGTTCCTCTCTGAGCCCACCATCACTTTCAGCACAGCCATCGCCGCCTTCTACATCCCTGTTTCTGTCATGACGATCCTCTACTGCCGCATCTACCGGGAGACGGAGAAGCGAACCAAGGACCTGGCTGACCTCCAGGGCTCAGACTCCGTGGCTGAAGCTGAGAAGAGAAAGTCAGCTCACCAAGCTCTGCTCAGGTCCTGCTTCAGCTGCCCCCGGCCCACCCTGGCCCAGAGGGAAAGGAACCAGGCCTCCTGGTCGTCCTCCCGCAGGAGCACCTCCATCACTGGGAAGCCATCCCAAGCCACCGGCCCGAGCACTGAGTGGGCCAAAGCCGAGCAGCTGACCACCTGCAGCAGCTACCCCTCCTCAGAAGACGAGGACAAGCCCACCACTGATCCAGTCTTTCAAGTGGTTTACAAGAGCCAGGCCAAGGACAGCCCAAGGAAAGAGTTAAGTGCTGAAGAGACCCAGCAGACTTTTGTGAATGctcaaactgaaaaaaatgactATGACACCCCAGAATACTTCCTGTCTCCAGCTGCTGCTCATGGGCCCAAGAGTCAGAAGTGTGTGGCCTACAAGTTCCGACTGGTGGTGAAAGCCGAGGGGACCCATGACACCAACAACGGATGCCGCAAGGTCAAAATCATGCCGTGTTCCTTGCCAGTGTCCAAGGACCCCTCAACAAAAGGCCCCGATCCCAGCCTCAGCCATCAGATGACCAAACGAAAGAGGATGGTCCTCGTCAAAGAGAGGAAAGCCGCCCAGACCCTGAGTGCAATTCTCCTGGCTTTCATCATCACTTGGACTCCTTACAACATCATGGTCCTGGTTTCTACCTTCTGCGACAAGTGCGTCCCAGTCACCCTGTGGCACCTGGGCTACTGGTTATGCTATGTCAATAGCACTGTCAACCCCATCTGCTATGCCCTCTGCAACAGAACCTTCAGGAAGACCTTTAAGATGCTGCTGTTCTGccgatggaaaaagaaaaaagtggaagaGAAGTTGTACTGGCAGGGGAACAGCAAGCTCCCCTGA